From a region of the Cygnus atratus isolate AKBS03 ecotype Queensland, Australia chromosome 3, CAtr_DNAZoo_HiC_assembly, whole genome shotgun sequence genome:
- the POLR3F gene encoding DNA-directed RNA polymerase III subunit RPC6 isoform X1, protein MAEVRVKPEAPDPVDIESRIIELCHQFPHGITDQVIQNDMPHMEAQQRAMAINRLLSMGQLDLLRSNAGLLYRIKESQNASKMKGSDNQEKLVYQIIEDAGNKGIWSRDIRYKSNLPLTEINKILKNLESKKLIKAVKSVAASKKKVYMLYNLQPDRSVTGGAWYSDQDFESEFVEVLNQQCFKFLQSKAEAARESKQNPMIQRNSSFASSHEVWKYICELGISKVELSMEDIETILNTLIYDGKVEMTIIAAKEGTVGSVDGQMKLYRAVSPLIQPTGLVRTPCGLCPVFDDCHEGGEISPSNCIYMTEWLEF, encoded by the exons ATGGCGGAGGTGCGGGTGAAGCCGGAGGCGCCCGACCCGGTGGACATCGAGAGCCG GATAATCGAGCTGTGCCACCAGTTCCCTCACGGCATCACCGACCAGGTGATCCAGAATGACATGCCGCACATGGAAGCCCAGCAGCGAGCCATGGCCATCAACAGGCTGCTCTCCATG GGGCAACTGGACCTTCTCAGGAGCAATGCAGGTCTCCTGTATAGAATCAAAGAGTCTCAAAATGCAAG tAAAATGAAAGGCTCTGACAATCAAGAGAAGCTGGTTTACCAAATTATAGAAGATGCAGGCAACAAAG gtaTTTGGAGCAGGGACATTAGATACAAAAGTAATCTGCCTTTAACGGAGATCAACAAGATACTGAAAAACTTGGAAAGCAAGAAACTAATTAAAGCAGTTAAATCTGTGGCA GCATCCAAAAAGAAGGTGTATATGCTATATAACCTGCAGCCTGACCGGTCAGTGACGGGTGGGGCTTGGTACAGTGACCAAGACTTCGAGTCTGAATTTGTGGAGGTGTTAAATCaacaatgttttaaatttctacAGAGTAAG gCAGAAGCAGCTCGCGAGAGCAAACAGAACCCCATGATACAGAGGAACAGCTCATTTGCATCATCGCATGAGGTGTGGAAATACATCTGTGAACTGGGTATCAGTAAG GTAGAGTTGTCAATGGAAGACATTGAAACCATTTTAAATACGCTAATATATGATGGAAAAGTGGAGATGACAATTATTGCTGCAAAGGAAGGGACGGTAGGCAGTGTGGATGGACAGATGAAGTTGTACAGAGCTGTCAGTCCTCTCATACAACCTACCGGATTAGTCAGGACACCCTGCGGACTCTGCCCG GTTTTTGATGATTGCCATGAAGGTGGTGAGATTTCTCCATCAAACTGTATTTATATGACAGAGTGGCTGGAGTTTtaa
- the POLR3F gene encoding DNA-directed RNA polymerase III subunit RPC6 isoform X2, producing the protein MAEVRVKPEAPDPVDIESRIIELCHQFPHGITDQVIQNDMPHMEAQQRAMAINRLLSMGQLDLLRSNAGLLYRIKESQNASKMKGSDNQEKLVYQIIEDAGNKGIWSRDIRYKSNLPLTEINKILKNLESKKLIKAVKSVAASKKKVYMLYNLQPDRSVTGGAWYSDQDFESEFVEVLNQQCFKFLQSKAEAARESKQNPMIQRNSSFASSHEVELSMEDIETILNTLIYDGKVEMTIIAAKEGTVGSVDGQMKLYRAVSPLIQPTGLVRTPCGLCPVFDDCHEGGEISPSNCIYMTEWLEF; encoded by the exons ATGGCGGAGGTGCGGGTGAAGCCGGAGGCGCCCGACCCGGTGGACATCGAGAGCCG GATAATCGAGCTGTGCCACCAGTTCCCTCACGGCATCACCGACCAGGTGATCCAGAATGACATGCCGCACATGGAAGCCCAGCAGCGAGCCATGGCCATCAACAGGCTGCTCTCCATG GGGCAACTGGACCTTCTCAGGAGCAATGCAGGTCTCCTGTATAGAATCAAAGAGTCTCAAAATGCAAG tAAAATGAAAGGCTCTGACAATCAAGAGAAGCTGGTTTACCAAATTATAGAAGATGCAGGCAACAAAG gtaTTTGGAGCAGGGACATTAGATACAAAAGTAATCTGCCTTTAACGGAGATCAACAAGATACTGAAAAACTTGGAAAGCAAGAAACTAATTAAAGCAGTTAAATCTGTGGCA GCATCCAAAAAGAAGGTGTATATGCTATATAACCTGCAGCCTGACCGGTCAGTGACGGGTGGGGCTTGGTACAGTGACCAAGACTTCGAGTCTGAATTTGTGGAGGTGTTAAATCaacaatgttttaaatttctacAGAGTAAG gCAGAAGCAGCTCGCGAGAGCAAACAGAACCCCATGATACAGAGGAACAGCTCATTTGCATCATCGCATGAG GTAGAGTTGTCAATGGAAGACATTGAAACCATTTTAAATACGCTAATATATGATGGAAAAGTGGAGATGACAATTATTGCTGCAAAGGAAGGGACGGTAGGCAGTGTGGATGGACAGATGAAGTTGTACAGAGCTGTCAGTCCTCTCATACAACCTACCGGATTAGTCAGGACACCCTGCGGACTCTGCCCG GTTTTTGATGATTGCCATGAAGGTGGTGAGATTTCTCCATCAAACTGTATTTATATGACAGAGTGGCTGGAGTTTtaa